The following coding sequences lie in one Pseudomonas sp. B33.4 genomic window:
- a CDS encoding fused response regulator/phosphatase, which yields MQAQEPLTILIAEDSAADRLLLSTIVRRQGHQVLTAANGAEAVDLFRRQQPDLVLMDAMMPVMDGFEAARQIKALAGETLVPIIFLTSLTESEALARCLEAGGDDFLAKPYNPVILAAKIKAMDRLRRLQATVLQQRDLIAKHHDYLLNEQRVAKAVFDKVAHSGCLSAPNIRYLQSPYALFNGDLLLAAYTPAGDMHVLLGDFTGHGLPAAVGAMPLAEVFYGMTAKGYGLAETLREMNAKLKRILPVDMFCCATLLCLSFQRRSVEVWNGGMPDGYLHRIATGERVPLAARHLPLGVLSAQAFDDCTEVHPMTAGDRVFLLSDGVIDTSDATDQLFGVERLQQVFAANREPDRLFEDIEQALRDFRGEARDDVSMVEVSLLELAQVKPSAPVYSDSGQSCPLDWSVSFEFRGATLKRFNPLPYLLQLLLEVHGLRAQSGALYSVLAELYSNALEHGVLGLDSSLKRDAAGFARYYQQRNERLEALQAGFVRVHLQVQPRGEGGCLVICVEDSGKGFDVARVMERPLDGVRLSGRGVSLVRQLGRNASWSDEGRSARVEFSWEVEA from the coding sequence ATGCAGGCGCAAGAGCCGCTGACCATTCTGATCGCCGAAGACAGCGCCGCCGATCGCTTATTGCTGTCGACCATCGTCCGCCGCCAGGGTCACCAGGTTCTGACGGCGGCCAACGGTGCCGAAGCGGTTGACCTGTTTCGCCGCCAGCAACCCGATCTGGTCTTGATGGACGCGATGATGCCGGTCATGGACGGCTTCGAAGCTGCGCGGCAGATCAAGGCGCTGGCGGGCGAAACGCTGGTGCCGATCATCTTCCTCACGTCGCTGACCGAAAGCGAAGCGCTGGCCCGTTGTCTGGAGGCGGGTGGTGACGATTTTCTGGCGAAGCCCTACAACCCCGTGATCCTCGCCGCCAAAATCAAGGCGATGGATCGCTTGCGCCGCTTGCAGGCAACGGTGCTGCAACAGCGCGACCTGATCGCCAAACACCATGATTACCTGCTCAACGAACAGCGCGTGGCCAAAGCCGTGTTCGACAAGGTCGCGCACTCCGGCTGCCTGAGCGCGCCGAACATTCGTTACCTGCAATCTCCCTATGCGTTGTTCAACGGCGATTTACTGCTGGCGGCCTACACGCCGGCGGGTGACATGCATGTATTGCTCGGGGATTTCACCGGTCATGGCCTGCCGGCAGCGGTCGGGGCGATGCCCTTGGCCGAAGTGTTTTATGGCATGACCGCCAAGGGTTACGGCCTGGCGGAAACCCTGCGCGAAATGAACGCCAAACTCAAACGCATCCTGCCGGTGGACATGTTCTGTTGCGCGACGCTGCTCTGTCTGAGTTTTCAGCGACGTTCGGTCGAGGTGTGGAACGGCGGGATGCCCGACGGTTATCTGCATCGCATCGCCACGGGTGAGCGTGTGCCGCTGGCGGCGCGACATTTGCCGTTGGGGGTGTTGAGCGCGCAGGCGTTCGACGACTGTACGGAGGTGCATCCGATGACCGCCGGTGATCGGGTGTTCCTGTTGTCCGACGGCGTGATCGACACCAGTGACGCCACTGATCAACTGTTCGGTGTCGAGCGTTTGCAGCAGGTGTTTGCCGCCAATCGCGAGCCGGACCGCTTGTTCGAGGATATCGAGCAGGCGCTACGGGATTTTCGCGGCGAGGCCCGCGACGATGTCAGCATGGTCGAGGTCAGCCTGCTGGAACTGGCGCAGGTCAAGCCGTCGGCGCCGGTGTATTCCGACAGCGGCCAGTCCTGTCCGCTGGACTGGTCGGTGAGCTTCGAATTCCGTGGCGCCACGCTCAAACGTTTCAATCCGTTGCCGTACCTGTTGCAGTTGTTGCTTGAGGTGCATGGGTTGCGGGCGCAGAGTGGTGCTTTGTACAGCGTGCTCGCCGAGTTGTATTCCAACGCACTGGAGCATGGCGTGCTCGGTCTGGATTCCAGTCTCAAGCGCGATGCGGCGGGTTTCGCGCGCTACTACCAGCAGCGCAATGAGCGGCTGGAAGCGCTGCAGGCCGGTTTCGTGCGCGTGCATTTGCAGGTGCAGCCACGGGGCGAGGGCGGTTGTCTGGTGATTTGCGTGGAAGACAGCGGCAAGGGTTTTGATGTGGCGCGGGTCATGGAGCGGCCGCTGGACGGTGTCCGTTTGTCGGGGCGTGGCGTCAGTCTGGTCCGGCAATTGGGGCGCAACGCCAGTTGGTCGGACGAAGGTCGTAGTGCCCGCGTGGAGTTTTCCTGGGAGGTTGAGGCATAA
- a CDS encoding Hpt domain-containing protein: MADTHIDREALSVLREVMEEGYPELLDTFLADSESRLVELRKTADAKVLSEVAHSFKGSASNMGAVRLAALCQELESDAKDKSPAEIVKLVAEISGEFAEVRPVYEDERQHALTH, from the coding sequence GTGGCTGACACACATATTGATCGCGAGGCGCTGAGCGTGCTGCGCGAAGTCATGGAGGAGGGTTATCCGGAGCTGCTGGATACCTTTCTGGCGGATTCCGAAAGTCGCTTGGTTGAGTTGCGAAAAACAGCGGATGCCAAAGTGTTGTCGGAGGTTGCCCATAGCTTCAAGGGCAGCGCCAGTAACATGGGCGCTGTGCGGTTGGCGGCGCTCTGCCAGGAACTGGAGTCGGACGCCAAAGACAAGAGCCCGGCGGAAATCGTCAAGCTGGTCGCTGAGATCAGTGGCGAATTTGCTGAAGTTCGCCCGGTTTACGAAGATGAACGACAGCACGCATTGACCCATTGA
- a CDS encoding flagellar hook-length control protein FliK: protein MPATPNILLQNAAQAKAQAASAKTSAMAVDTGDKASSFAKVFADQGSSKPVASADNSPKSSRDKVADNSGKKDVGKDQSAAAQPAVADSGNDLPADKTTATDDTTASSDDSSNTAQTPVVDAAPVDPTLDPALVVAVQPVVSAPVVQAPAAAQPEAETPALAVLPGVVKDPAPTTDSDFDPSADPLDSMPAVRMAMEQGGHISAASQAQPKASPAQAQADGELTAAQNFAAGMASMLDVQADKDSTSQGGDKAFSGLIDDGLKDLKTATSDTRVDDFANRLAALTQAATPKTANAVPVNQPIAMHQSGWTEEIVNRVMYLSSANLKAADIQLQPAELGRLDIRVNMVPDQQTQVTFMSAHPSVREALDGQMHRLRDMFNQQGMGQVDVNVSDQSRGWQGQQGQEQAQQGQNGRTSAAGGRLDSADEELAPAAIAEVAAQTTSVIGSSAVDYYA from the coding sequence ATGCCTGCGACCCCCAACATCCTTCTTCAGAATGCCGCTCAGGCCAAGGCGCAAGCCGCCTCGGCCAAAACGTCGGCCATGGCCGTAGATACCGGGGATAAAGCCTCAAGCTTCGCGAAAGTGTTCGCCGATCAGGGATCGAGCAAGCCGGTTGCCAGCGCAGACAATTCGCCCAAATCCTCGCGTGACAAGGTCGCTGACAACAGCGGTAAAAAGGATGTCGGCAAGGATCAGTCTGCCGCTGCGCAACCGGCGGTTGCCGATAGCGGCAACGACTTGCCTGCCGATAAAACCACGGCGACCGATGACACTACCGCCAGCAGCGACGACAGCAGCAACACTGCCCAGACGCCGGTGGTTGATGCGGCACCGGTTGACCCGACACTTGATCCGGCCTTGGTCGTTGCTGTGCAGCCGGTTGTCAGCGCGCCAGTAGTGCAAGCCCCGGCCGCCGCCCAGCCCGAAGCCGAAACCCCCGCGCTTGCCGTTTTGCCGGGAGTGGTCAAAGATCCGGCACCGACCACCGATAGCGATTTCGACCCTTCGGCTGATCCCCTCGACTCGATGCCGGCCGTGCGCATGGCGATGGAGCAGGGCGGCCACATTTCCGCCGCCAGCCAGGCGCAACCGAAGGCTTCGCCGGCTCAGGCTCAAGCCGACGGCGAATTGACTGCGGCGCAGAACTTCGCTGCTGGCATGGCCAGCATGCTCGACGTGCAAGCCGACAAGGACAGCACCAGTCAGGGCGGCGACAAAGCGTTCAGCGGCTTGATCGACGATGGCCTCAAAGATCTCAAGACAGCGACCAGCGATACCCGCGTCGATGACTTCGCCAACCGTCTGGCGGCACTGACTCAGGCCGCCACCCCGAAGACCGCGAACGCGGTGCCGGTGAATCAACCGATCGCCATGCATCAGAGTGGCTGGACCGAAGAAATCGTCAACCGCGTCATGTATCTGTCGAGCGCCAATCTCAAGGCGGCGGACATTCAGTTGCAGCCAGCGGAGCTGGGGCGTCTGGACATTCGCGTGAACATGGTCCCGGATCAACAGACCCAGGTCACGTTCATGAGTGCGCACCCGAGTGTGCGTGAGGCGCTGGATGGTCAGATGCATCGCTTGCGCGACATGTTCAACCAGCAGGGCATGGGCCAGGTCGACGTCAATGTCTCCGACCAGAGTCGTGGCTGGCAGGGCCAGCAAGGTCAGGAGCAGGCTCAGCAGGGGCAGAATGGCCGCACCAGCGCTGCTGGCGGTCGCCTCGATTCGGCGGATGAAGAGTTGGCGCCTGCCGCTATTGCTGAAGTTGCTGCGCAAACCACCAGCGTGATTGGCAGCAGCGCTGTCGACTATTACGCCTGA
- the fliL gene encoding flagellar basal body-associated protein FliL, whose protein sequence is MAKSETAAVKDPATKGKLKLIIVIVLALLLAIGASVGATWFFMHSAQSKPAEAADAAPVGKQPAIFEPMAPAFVANYNQNGRQRYMQVSITMLARNQADLEALKVHMPVIRNNLVMLFSGQDFATLATPVGQEMLRQKATASVQEVAQKELGKVVIEQLLFTNFVLQ, encoded by the coding sequence ATGGCGAAGAGCGAAACAGCAGCAGTGAAAGACCCCGCAACCAAAGGCAAACTCAAGCTGATCATTGTGATCGTGCTGGCGTTGCTACTGGCCATTGGTGCATCCGTGGGGGCGACCTGGTTCTTCATGCACAGTGCCCAGAGCAAGCCTGCTGAGGCCGCCGATGCGGCGCCCGTCGGCAAGCAGCCAGCGATTTTCGAGCCGATGGCGCCGGCGTTTGTCGCCAACTACAACCAGAACGGCCGTCAGCGCTACATGCAGGTGAGCATTACCATGCTGGCGCGTAATCAGGCCGATCTGGAAGCGCTCAAAGTGCACATGCCGGTGATCCGCAACAACCTGGTGATGCTCTTCTCCGGTCAGGATTTCGCCACTTTGGCGACCCCGGTCGGCCAAGAGATGTTGCGCCAGAAGGCCACCGCCAGCGTCCAGGAAGTGGCGCAGAAAGAGCTGGGCAAAGTGGTGATCGAACAGTTGCTTTTCACTAATTTCGTACTGCAGTAG
- the fliM gene encoding flagellar motor switch protein FliM, with translation MAVQDLLSQDEIDALLHGVDDGLVQTDNAAEPGSVKSYDLTSQDRIVRGRMPTLEMINERFARYTRISMFNMLRRSADVAVGGVQVMKFGEYVHSLYVPTSLNLVKIKPLRGTALFILDAKLVFKLVDNFFGGDGRHAKIEGREFTPTELRVVRMVLEQAFVDLKEAWQAIMEVNFEYINSEVNPAMANIVGPSEAIVVSTFHIELDGGGGDLHVTMPYSMIEPVREMLDAGFQSDLDDQDERWVNALRQDVLDVDVPIGATVARRQLKLRDILHMQPGDVIPVEMPDEMIMRANGVPAFKVKMGSHKGNLALQVIEPIERR, from the coding sequence ATGGCCGTGCAGGATCTGCTGTCCCAGGATGAAATCGACGCGCTGTTGCATGGCGTCGACGATGGTCTGGTACAGACCGATAACGCTGCCGAACCCGGCAGTGTCAAAAGCTACGACCTGACCAGCCAGGATCGCATCGTCCGTGGACGCATGCCGACTCTGGAAATGATCAACGAGCGTTTTGCCCGTTACACCCGCATCAGCATGTTCAACATGCTGCGCCGCTCGGCGGACGTTGCCGTCGGTGGCGTACAGGTGATGAAGTTCGGTGAATACGTGCACTCGCTGTACGTGCCGACCAGCCTCAATCTGGTCAAGATCAAACCGTTGCGCGGTACCGCGCTGTTCATCCTCGACGCCAAACTGGTGTTCAAACTGGTGGACAACTTCTTCGGCGGCGACGGCCGTCACGCCAAGATCGAAGGGCGTGAATTCACCCCGACCGAACTGCGCGTGGTGCGCATGGTGCTGGAGCAGGCCTTCGTCGATTTGAAAGAAGCCTGGCAGGCGATCATGGAAGTCAATTTCGAGTACATCAACTCGGAAGTGAACCCGGCCATGGCTAACATCGTCGGCCCGAGCGAAGCGATCGTGGTCTCCACCTTCCACATCGAACTCGACGGCGGTGGCGGCGACCTGCACGTGACCATGCCGTACTCGATGATCGAGCCGGTGCGCGAAATGCTCGACGCCGGTTTCCAGTCGGACCTCGACGATCAGGACGAGCGCTGGGTCAACGCCCTGCGCCAGGACGTGCTCGATGTCGACGTGCCGATTGGCGCCACCGTCGCGCGCCGCCAGTTGAAGCTGCGCGACATCCTGCACATGCAGCCGGGGGATGTGATCCCGGTCGAAATGCCGGACGAAATGATCATGCGCGCCAACGGCGTGCCGGCCTTCAAGGTCAAGATGGGCTCGCACAAAGGCAACCTCGCGTTGCAGGTGATCGAGCCGATCGAGCGTCGCTGA
- the fliN gene encoding flagellar motor switch protein FliN — translation MNDDMNAQDDQALADEWAAALEETGDGQADIDALLAADAASGSRLPMEEFGSVPKNNDPVTLDGPNLDVILDIPVSISMEVGSTDINIRNLLQLNQGSVIELDRLAGEPLDVLVNGTLIAHGEVVVVNEKFGIRLTDVISPSERIKKLR, via the coding sequence ATGAACGACGATATGAACGCCCAGGACGACCAGGCACTGGCTGACGAATGGGCTGCGGCCCTGGAAGAAACCGGTGACGGTCAAGCTGACATCGACGCCCTGCTGGCCGCCGACGCAGCCAGCGGCTCGCGTCTGCCGATGGAAGAGTTCGGCAGCGTGCCGAAGAACAACGATCCGGTGACCCTCGACGGCCCGAACCTCGACGTGATCCTCGATATCCCGGTGTCGATCTCGATGGAAGTCGGCAGCACCGACATCAACATCCGCAACCTGCTGCAACTCAACCAAGGTTCGGTGATCGAGCTTGATCGTCTCGCTGGCGAGCCGCTCGATGTGCTGGTCAACGGCACGCTGATCGCGCACGGTGAAGTGGTGGTGGTCAACGAAAAGTTCGGCATCCGCCTGACTGACGTGATCAGCCCGAGCGAACGCATCAAGAAGCTGCGCTGA
- the fliO gene encoding flagellar biosynthetic protein FliO — protein MKRFLWALLALPLSVLAAEPSTATTVPAATAPMVNSGVAGQLTQLVFGLLLVLGLIFFLAWLLRRVQQAGPAGKGQVIELIGSRALSTRDRLLLVQVGNEQILLGLSPGTITALHVLKEPVEVPSASEKATPEFAQQLLKILGKDQKDKK, from the coding sequence GTGAAACGGTTTCTCTGGGCTTTGCTGGCATTGCCATTGAGCGTGCTGGCCGCCGAGCCGTCGACAGCCACGACCGTGCCGGCTGCCACCGCGCCGATGGTCAACAGCGGCGTGGCCGGGCAACTGACGCAACTGGTGTTCGGCCTGTTGCTGGTGCTGGGGTTGATCTTCTTCCTCGCCTGGCTATTGCGCCGAGTGCAGCAGGCCGGTCCAGCGGGCAAGGGCCAGGTGATCGAGCTGATCGGTTCGCGCGCACTCAGTACGCGTGACCGATTGCTGTTGGTGCAGGTCGGCAACGAGCAGATTCTGCTCGGCCTCAGCCCCGGCACCATCACCGCGCTGCATGTGCTCAAGGAGCCGGTCGAGGTGCCCAGCGCCAGTGAGAAAGCGACGCCGGAATTTGCCCAGCAACTGCTGAAGATTCTCGGCAAGGATCAGAAGGATAAGAAGTAA
- the fliP gene encoding flagellar type III secretion system pore protein FliP (The bacterial flagellar biogenesis protein FliP forms a type III secretion system (T3SS)-type pore required for flagellar assembly.), with protein sequence MGALRIVLTLALLLAAPLAFAADPLSIPAITLGTNADGAQEYSVSLQILLIMTALSFIPAAVILMTSFTRIIIVFSILRQALGLQQTPSNQILTGMALFLTLFIMAPVFDRVNNDALQPYLAEKLTAQQAVEKAQVPIKDFMLAQTRTSDLELFMRLSKRTDIATPDQAPLTILVPAFVTSELKTAFQIGFMIFIPFLIIDLVVASVLMAMGMMMLSPLIISLPFKIMLFVLVDGWALIIGTLASSFGGVSP encoded by the coding sequence ATGGGTGCGTTACGCATCGTCTTGACGCTGGCCCTGTTGCTGGCCGCGCCGCTGGCGTTCGCCGCCGATCCGTTGTCGATCCCGGCGATCACGCTGGGCACCAACGCCGATGGCGCGCAGGAATATTCGGTCAGTCTGCAGATCCTGCTGATCATGACCGCCCTGAGCTTCATTCCGGCGGCCGTGATTCTGATGACCAGTTTCACCCGGATCATCATCGTCTTCTCGATCCTGCGTCAGGCCCTCGGCCTGCAGCAGACGCCGTCGAACCAGATCCTCACCGGCATGGCGCTGTTCCTGACCCTGTTCATCATGGCCCCGGTGTTCGACCGGGTGAACAATGATGCGCTGCAACCGTATCTGGCGGAAAAACTCACCGCTCAGCAAGCGGTAGAAAAAGCCCAGGTGCCGATCAAGGACTTCATGCTCGCCCAGACCCGCACCAGCGATCTGGAGCTGTTCATGCGTCTGTCCAAGCGCACCGACATCGCCACCCCGGATCAGGCGCCACTGACCATTCTGGTGCCGGCGTTCGTCACCTCCGAGCTTAAAACCGCGTTCCAGATCGGCTTCATGATCTTCATTCCGTTCCTGATCATCGACCTCGTCGTGGCCAGTGTGCTGATGGCGATGGGTATGATGATGCTCTCGCCGCTGATCATCTCGCTGCCGTTCAAAATCATGCTGTTCGTGCTGGTCGATGGCTGGGCGCTGATCATCGGCACCCTGGCCAGCAGTTTTGGAGGTGTCTCGCCATGA
- the fliQ gene encoding flagellar biosynthesis protein FliQ, with protein MTPEVAVDIFREALWLTTLMVAILVVPSLLVGLLVAMFQAATQINEQTLSFLPRLLVMLVTLIIGGPWIVQTFMEYIIQLYKNIPMVIG; from the coding sequence ATGACGCCGGAAGTTGCGGTCGATATCTTTCGTGAAGCCCTTTGGCTGACCACATTGATGGTCGCGATTCTGGTGGTGCCGAGCCTGTTGGTAGGTTTGCTGGTGGCGATGTTCCAGGCTGCGACGCAGATCAACGAACAGACCCTGAGCTTCCTGCCGCGTCTGCTGGTGATGCTGGTGACCCTCATCATCGGCGGTCCGTGGATCGTGCAGACGTTCATGGAGTACATCATTCAGTTGTACAAAAACATCCCGATGGTCATCGGCTAA
- the fliR gene encoding flagellar biosynthetic protein FliR, with amino-acid sequence MQSLLQLTDTQISTWVASFMLPLFRVASMLMVMPVFGTTLVSRRIRLYFAVAITVCIAPSLPPMPAVSPLDLSGLLMIAEQILVGAVLGFSLQLFFQAFAVAGQIVAIQMGMGFASMVDPANGVSVAVIGQFFTMLVTLLFLSMNGHLVVFEVLTESFTTLPVGSGLMTAHYWELAGKLGWVLGAALLLVLPAVTALLVVNIAFGVMTRAAPQLNIFSIGFPLTLVLGLFIVWVGLADILNQYQPLATEALQLLRELARAR; translated from the coding sequence ATGCAATCGCTGCTTCAGCTGACCGACACCCAGATCAGTACCTGGGTGGCCTCGTTCATGTTGCCGCTGTTTCGCGTCGCGTCGATGCTGATGGTGATGCCGGTGTTCGGCACCACGCTGGTGTCGCGGCGGATCCGCCTGTATTTCGCCGTAGCGATCACCGTGTGCATTGCGCCGAGCCTGCCGCCGATGCCAGCGGTGAGCCCGCTGGATCTCAGCGGTTTGCTGATGATTGCCGAGCAGATTCTCGTCGGTGCGGTACTCGGGTTTTCCCTGCAGCTGTTTTTCCAGGCCTTTGCCGTCGCGGGGCAGATCGTGGCGATCCAGATGGGCATGGGCTTCGCCTCGATGGTCGACCCGGCCAACGGCGTGTCGGTGGCGGTGATCGGGCAGTTTTTCACCATGCTCGTGACGTTGCTGTTCCTGTCGATGAACGGCCACCTGGTGGTCTTCGAAGTGCTCACCGAAAGCTTCACCACGCTACCGGTCGGCAGCGGTCTGATGACCGCGCATTACTGGGAGCTGGCCGGCAAACTCGGCTGGGTCCTCGGTGCGGCGTTGTTGCTGGTGCTGCCGGCGGTGACGGCGTTGCTGGTGGTCAACATCGCGTTTGGCGTGATGACCCGCGCGGCGCCACAACTGAACATTTTCTCCATCGGTTTTCCGCTGACCTTGGTGCTCGGTCTGTTCATCGTCTGGGTCGGGCTGGCGGACATTCTCAATCAGTACCAGCCGCTGGCCACCGAGGCCTTGCAGCTGTTACGCGAACTGGCACGGGCGCGCTGA
- the flhB gene encoding flagellar biosynthesis protein FlhB, producing MAESESGQDKTEDPTEKRKKDSREKGEIARSKELNTLAVTMAGAGALLVFGGMLAEDLMELMRLNFTLSREVIMDQGSMGAFLLQSGQMALLAIQPIMITLLLAALIGPISLGGWLFAAGSLAPKFSRMNPAAGLKRMFSFKSVVELLKALAKFLITLGVALVVLLSDVDDFLRIAHEPLEMAIIHSVTLVGWSTLWLACGLIIIAAVDVPVQLWEAHKKLLMTKQEVRDEHKDQEGRPEVKQRIRQTQREMSQRRMMAAIPDADVVITNPTHYAVALKYDSEKGGAPILLAKGSDFLALKIREIAVANNVMLLESPGLARSIYYSTELEQEIPGGLYLAVAQVLAYVYQIRQFRAGKGKRPDPLKDDLPIPPDLRRDS from the coding sequence ATGGCAGAGAGCGAAAGCGGTCAGGACAAAACAGAAGACCCCACGGAGAAACGTAAAAAGGACTCCCGTGAGAAGGGCGAGATTGCCCGTTCCAAAGAACTCAATACCCTGGCCGTGACCATGGCCGGTGCCGGTGCGCTGCTGGTGTTCGGCGGCATGCTGGCCGAAGACCTGATGGAGCTGATGCGCCTGAACTTCACGCTGTCACGCGAAGTGATCATGGATCAGGGCTCCATGGGTGCGTTTCTGTTGCAGTCGGGCCAGATGGCGCTGTTGGCGATCCAGCCGATCATGATCACCCTGTTGCTCGCGGCGTTGATCGGGCCGATTTCCCTCGGTGGCTGGCTGTTTGCGGCCGGTTCCCTGGCCCCTAAGTTCAGCCGGATGAATCCCGCTGCAGGCCTGAAACGGATGTTTTCGTTCAAGTCAGTGGTTGAGTTGCTCAAGGCACTGGCCAAGTTTTTGATCACCCTGGGTGTGGCGTTGGTGGTGTTGTTATCAGACGTCGATGACTTTTTGCGGATCGCCCATGAACCGCTTGAAATGGCGATCATTCACAGCGTTACTCTGGTCGGCTGGAGCACCTTGTGGCTGGCCTGCGGCCTGATCATCATCGCTGCCGTCGACGTGCCGGTGCAGCTCTGGGAGGCGCACAAGAAACTGCTGATGACCAAGCAGGAAGTGCGCGACGAACACAAGGATCAGGAGGGGCGCCCGGAGGTCAAACAGCGCATCCGCCAGACCCAGCGCGAAATGTCCCAGCGCCGGATGATGGCGGCGATTCCCGACGCCGACGTGGTCATCACCAACCCGACCCACTACGCCGTCGCGCTCAAGTACGACTCGGAGAAGGGCGGGGCGCCGATACTGCTGGCCAAGGGCAGCGACTTCTTGGCGTTGAAAATCCGCGAAATCGCCGTGGCCAACAACGTCATGCTCCTCGAGTCGCCGGGGCTGGCGCGTTCGATCTATTACTCCACTGAGCTTGAGCAGGAAATCCCCGGCGGGCTGTATCTGGCGGTTGCCCAGGTCTTGGCTTACGTCTACCAGATCCGCCAGTTCCGCGCCGGCAAGGGCAAGCGCCCGGATCCGCTCAAGGACGACTTGCCGATTCCGCCGGACTTGCGCCGCGATTCCTGA
- a CDS encoding DUF6124 family protein: MIKPTPNPPETDPTSPYESLDSKKLHDAADRALDHYLCPPGSTPPPRKTRRMYAVTADFKNEELLADACETLASARTIAHDFAHLIPASQRRTLLGIAQLIMLGELAVNRVMDNLELPQ, translated from the coding sequence ATGATCAAACCAACACCCAACCCACCCGAAACCGACCCCACCTCCCCCTACGAATCCCTCGATTCAAAAAAACTCCACGACGCCGCCGACCGCGCGCTCGATCACTACCTCTGCCCACCCGGCTCCACGCCGCCGCCACGTAAAACCCGCCGGATGTACGCGGTCACTGCGGACTTCAAAAACGAGGAACTGCTGGCGGATGCCTGCGAAACCCTCGCCTCAGCCAGAACCATCGCCCATGACTTCGCCCATCTCATACCGGCGTCGCAGCGCAGGACTTTGCTGGGGATTGCGCAATTGATCATGCTCGGCGAGCTGGCGGTGAATCGGGTGATGGATAATCTGGAGTTGCCGCAGTAG